In the Burkholderia multivorans ATCC BAA-247 genome, GCCTTCGAGGTGCAGATCCGCACGCAGGAAATGCATCGCTTCGCCGAATACGGCGTGGCCGCGCACTGGCGCTACAAGGAGGCAGGCACGCGCGGCTACGGCGGCCAGTTCTCGGCGAGCGACAAGTACGACGAGAAGATCGCGTGGCTGCGTCAGCTGCTCGCGTGGAAGGACGACGTCGAGGACGGCGCCGAACAGTCGGGCGACAAGGCGTGGGCGCAACTGCGCGAGACCTCGCTCGACGACGACCACATCTACGTGCTGACGCCGCAGGCGCGCGTGATCGCGCTGCCGCAGGGCGCGACGCCGGTCGACTTCGCGTATCACCTGCACAGCGAACTCGGGCATCGCTGCCGCGGCGCGCGCGTCGACGGCGCGATGGTGCCGCTGAACACGCCGCTCGCGAACGGTCAGACGGTCGAGATCGTCGCGGTGAAGGAGGGCGGTCCGTCGCGCGACTGGCTGAACCTGCAGCTCGGCTATCTGAAGAGCCCGCGTGCACGCCAGAAGGTGCGCGCGTGGTTCAACGCGATCGAGCAGGAAGAGAACATCGCGCACGGCCGTGCGCTCGTCGAAAAGACGTTGCAGCGCGAAGGCAAGACGTCGGTGAGTCTCGACAGCCTCGCCGCGAAGCTCGGCTTCAAGTCGCCCGAAGAGCTGTTTTCGGTCGTCGGCAAGGAAGAGTTCAGCCTGCGCAACATCGAGCAGGCGCTGTCCGACGCGCCGCCCGCCGAGCCGGCGCCCGAGGCGCCCGCCGATTTCGAGAAGCGCAGCAGCGGCGCGAGCGTCGCGCACGGTGCCTCGACGGGCGTGCTGGTGGTCGGCGTCGACGCGCTGCTCACGCAGCTCGCGCGCTGTTGCCGGCCGGCGCCGCCGGATCCGATCAGCGGTTTCGTCACGCGCGGCAAGGGCATGTCGATTCACCGCAGCGACTGCGCGACGTTCCGCCGGATGGCCGAGCGCGCGCCGGAACGCGTGCTGCACACCACCTGGTCAGCCGACGTGCTGGGCGGCCGCGGCGCTTCCGTCTATCCGGTCGACCTGATGATCGAGGCGACCGATCGGCAGGGCTTGCTGCGCGACATTTCCGAAGTTTTCGCGCGCGAGAAGATGAACGTGGTCGGCGTGAAGACGCAGAGCCGCCGCAATACGGCCTTCATGCAGTTCACGGTCGAGGTGTCGAATTCGGCGCAGGTGCAGCGCGCCTGCACGCTGCTCGGCGAAGTGCAGGGCGTCGTGCGGGCGGGGCGCAAGGCGTAAGGCAGCGGTGTCGGGAAACGGGGCGCGATCGCTTGCTGTTTCGGTTTACCGCTATGGCTTGCCGCTACGGTTCGCCGCTGCGCTCTGCCGTTTCGGCTTGCCGCCGCGGTTTTCCTGCGGTTGCATAAAACGCTTGCCAAACCGATAGCGGCTCTCTATAATCTCAGCTTCTTTAGGCTCGTAGCTCAGCTGGTTAGAGCACCACCTTGACATGGTGGGGGTCGTTGGTTCGAGTCCAATCGAGCCTACCAACGAATTGAGAGCGCCCGGTTTCCGGGTGTTCGCTGCAGTAAATAACTCAACGCATACAAGGCGAATACGGTTATGACACCGCGAACGTTGACCGAAACCTTTTCGGAGCGACGCTAGTCGAGGAACGTTTTCGCCCTTGCGGTTTGAGTGAAGTATCGAATGCGGCCCCTCGAAAGCGGGGCCGCATTTTTTTTGTCGCGAAATTTTCGCGTGCGACGTGCGTCGTGCGCCTTTGGTCTGCCGCCCACGGTCGGCATCACGGAGAGTGCTATGGTTTCGATACGCTTGCCTGACGGGTCAGTTCGACAATACGAGCATCCGGTGACGGTCGCCGAAGTGGCGGCATCGATCGGTCCCGGCCTTGCGAAGGCTGCGCTCGGCGGCAAGCTGGACGGCGAACTCGTGGATACGTCCGCCGTCATCGATCACGACGCATCGCTCGCGATCGTCACCGACAAGGATCCGGACGGTCTCGACATCATCCGTCACTCGACCGCGCACTTGCTGGCCTATGCGGTGAAGGAGCTCTATCCGGACGCGCAGGTCACGATCGGCCCGGTCATCGACAACGGCTTCTACTACGATTTCGCGTACCACCGCCCGTTCACGCCGGAAGATCTGGAAAAGATCGAGAAGCGGATGCAGGAGCTCGCGAAGAAGGACGAGCCCGTCACGCGCCGTGTCGTGTCGCGCGACGAGGCGGCCGGCTACTTCCGCAGCATCGGCGAAAAGTACAAGGCCGAGATCATCGAGTCGATTCCGGAGAGCGATGAAATCAAGCTGTACTCGCACGGCGGCTTTACCGACCTGTGCCGCGGCCCGCACGTGCCGTCGACGGGCAAGCTGAAGGTCTTCAAGCTGATGAAGGTGGCCGGCGCGTACTGGCGCGGCGACTCGAAGAACGAGCAGCTGCAGCGCATTTACGGCACCGCCTGGACCAAGAAGGAAGATCAGGACCAGTACCTGCACATGCTCGAGGAAGCCGAGAAGCGCGATCACCGCAAGCTCGGCAAGCAGCTCGACCTGTTCCACATGCAGGAAGAGTCGCCGGGCATGGTGTTCTGGCACCCGAAGGGCTGGGCGCTGTGGCAGCAGGTCGAGCAGTACATGCGCCGCCGCGTGAACGAGGCCGGCTATCTCGAGATCAAGACGCCGATGATCATGGACCGCTCGCTGTGGGAAGCGTCCGGTCACTGGCAGAACTATCGCGAGAACATGTTCACGACCGAGTCGGAGAAGCGCGACTACGCGATCAAGCCGATGAACTGTCCCGGTCACGTGCAGGTCTTCAAGCACGGCCTGCGCTCGTATCGCGACCTGCCGCTGCGCTACGCGGAATTCGGCTCGTGCCACCGCAACGAGGCGTCGGGCGCGCTGCACGGCCTGATGCGCGTGCGCGGCTTCGTGCAGGACGATGCGCACATCTTCTGTACGGAAGAGCAGTTCATCGCCGAGTCGATCGCGTTCAACACGCTGGCGATGAGCGTGTACAAGGATTTCGGGTTCGAGCATATCGACATCAAGCTGTCGCTGCGCCCCGAACAGCGCGCCGGCACGGACGAGACCTGGGACCGCGCGGAGCAGGGCCTGCGCGACGCGCTGACGGCGTGCGGCCTGTCGTGGGAGGAACTGCCGGGCGAGGGCGCGTTCTACGGCCCGAAGATCGAGTACCACATCAAGGATGCGCTCGGCCGTTCGTGGCAGTGCGGCACGCTGCAGCTCGACATGGTGCTGCCGGAGCGCCTTGGCGCCGAGTACGTCGCGGAAGACAACAGCCGTCGCCGGCCCGTGATGCTGCACCGTGCGATCGTCGGCTCGATGGAGCGATTCCTCGGCATTCTGATCGAGCACCATGCGGGCGCGATGCCGGTCTGGCTCGCGCCGGTGCAGGCGGTTGTGCTCAATATCGCCGAAAGTCAGGTCGAATATGCGCAGTCTCTGGCCCAAACGTTGCAAAAACAAGGGGTTAGAGTGACGGCCGATTTGCGCAACGAGAAGATTAGCTATAAAATACGCGAGCACACGCTGGAAAAGGTGCCTTATCTGCTCGTCGTGGGCGACAAGGAGCGTGATGCACAAACGGTAGCCGTGCGTGCCCGTGGCGGCGTCGATCTTGGCGTTATGCCGATCGAAGCCTTCGTTGAGCGTCTGCAGGAAGACCTGCGTTCGTTCAAGTAACCACCCTGGCAGCGCGGCTCGTTTTTTTAATTTTTAGAGGAAACGTAACATCGCTACTGATAAGTCGTCGCATCGCATCAACGGTGAAATCACTGCGCCGGAAGTGCGTCTGGTCGGAATCGAGAACGAACCGCTCGGTATCGTAAAGCTCGCTGATGCTTTCCGTAAATCGGAAGAACTGGATGTTGACCTGGTGGAAATCGCGCCGCAGGCGTCGCCGCCGGTTTGCCGTCTGATGGATTACGGCAAGTTCAAGTACCAGGAAGCCAAGAAGCAGCATGAAGCGAAGCTGAAGCAGAAGGTCATCCAGGTCAAGGAAGTCAAGTTCCGGCCGGGTACCGATGACGGGGATTACAACGTCAAGCTTCGCAATCTCGTGCGCTTCCTTGAGGAAGGCGACAAGACGAAGATCACGTTGCGTTTCCGCGGCCGCGAAATGGCTCACCAGGAAATCGGCATGCGGATGCTCGAGCGTCTGCGCACCGATCTCGAGGAAGTCGGCCAGGTCGAGCAGATGCCGAAGATGGAAGGGCGCCAGATGATCATGGTGCTCTCGCCGAAAAAGAAGAAGTAACGGGCCGGCGCGCAGTGGCGCGCGGGTTTCGCAGTGGTTCGGCGCGTCGCCCTGTCGGGTGGCGCGCCAGAAACGACGGCGGCTGCATGCAGCGCGCCGTACACAAGTGGACTGGGTTTCGAAGGGCGGGTCAGGGGCGCAAGCCAACCGCACACCCATCGCCATCTAATAAACTGGAGTTGTTCGTCATGCCTAAGATGAAGACCAAGAAGAGCGCCGCAAAGCGCTTCGTGGTGCGTCCGGGCGGTACCGTCAAGCGCGGTCAAGCCTTCAAGCGCCACATCCTCACCAAGAAAACCACGAAGAACAAGCGTCACCTGCGCGGCGCCACGGCAGTTCATGATTCCGATCTGAACTCCGTCCGCGCGATGCTCCCGTTCGCGTAACCCCTCAACCGATACTCTAAGGAGAGAAACATGCCTCGAGTCAAACGTGGGGTAACCGCACGGGCCCGTCACAAGAAGATCATCAACCTGGCCAAGGGTTATCGCGGCCGCCGCAATAACGTCTACCGCATCGCCAAGCAGGCGGTGATGCGCGCTGGTCAGTACGCGTACCGCGATCGCCGCAACAAGAAGCGTGTGTTCCGCGCACTGTGGATCACGCGTATCAACGCGGCAGTTCGCCAGCACGACATGACCTACAGCGTGTTCATCAACGGCCTGAAGAAGGCGTCGATCGAACTCGACCGTAAGGTGCTGGCCGACATGGCGGTGTTCGACAAGGCTGCTTTTGCTGCGATCGTCAAGCAGGTGAAAGCCGCCGTTGCAGCCTAATTGCAAAATTAGCACTGCGTGGTGAGTTGCAGCGATGTTCCGGTAGTCTCGGCCGCTGCAGCGAAAACGGGGGCTCTTCCGAGCCCCTTTTTTTATCGGCCCTCGCTGGGCCGCCCGAAGCGGGCCGAGCGCCCGGCGGGCAGCGAACGAAGCGTGCGTGAGGGCCGTTTTCTGTTGGCCGGACGAATTCGCCGGTCAAGACCGAATGACGTTGGAAATGATGGGATCTATGGATCTGGACCAGATTGTCGCCGACGCGCAGCAGTCCTTCGAACGGGCTGCCGACATCACCACGCTCGAAAACGAGAAAGCACGATTTCTCGGCAAGTCGGGCGCGCTGACCGAGTTGCTGAAGGGCCTCGGCAAGCTCGATCCCGAAGCACGCAAGACCGAAGGCGCACGCATCAACGTCGCGAAGCAGCAGGTTGAAGCCGCGCTGACCGCGCGCCGTCAGGCGCTTGCCGACGCGCTGCTGAACCAGCGCCTCGCCGCCGAGGCGATCGACGTCACGCTGCCCGGCCGCGGCGCGGGCACCGGCACGCTGCACCCCGTGATGCGCACGTGGGAGCGCGTCGAACAGATTTTCCGCTCGATCGGTTTCGACGTGGCCGACGGCCCCGAGATCGAGACCGACTGGTACAACTTCACGTCGCTGAACAGCCCGGAAAACCATCCGGCGCGGTCGATGCAGGACACCTTCTACGTCGAAGGCAAGGACGCCGACGGCCGCCCGCTGCTGCTGCGCACGCACACGAGCCCGATGCAGGTCCGCTACGCGCGGATGAACCGTCCGCCGATCAAGGTGATCGCGCCGGGCCGCACGTATCGCGTCGACAGCGACGCGACGCATTCGCCGATGTTCAACCAGGTCGAAGGCCTGTGGATCGACGAGAACATCAGCTTTGCCGACCTCAAGGGCGTCTACACCGACTTCCTGAAAAAATTCTTCGAGCGCGACGACATCCTCGTGCGCTTCCGTCCGTCGTACTTCCCGTTCACGGAACCGTCGGCCGAGATCGACATGATGTTCGAGCACGGCAAGAACGCCGGCAAGTGGCTCGAGATCTCCGGCTCGGGGCAGGTGCATCCGACCGTGATCCGCAACATGGGCCTCGACCCCGAGCGCTACATCGGCTTCGCGTTCGGCAGCGGCCTCGAGCGTCTGACGATGCTGCGCTACGGCGTGCAGGATCTGCGCCTGTTCTTCGAGAACGATCTGCGCTTCCTGCGCCAGTTCGCGTAACGCGCGCCGCGCCGACATGTGCCCGCGCCGCTCCGACGACGGAGCGCCGGGCGTCGATCTAACCCGTTTCGAACGTAGACATCCATGCAATTCCCTGAATCCTGGTTGAGAACCTTCGTCGACCCGCAGATGACGACGGACGAGCTGTCGCACGCGCTGACGATGGCGGGGCTCGAAGTCGAGTCGCTGAGCAAGGCCGCGCCGCCGACGTCGAAAATCGTCGTCGGCCGCGTGCTCGAAGTCGTCAAGCATCCGGATGCCGACAAGCTCAATGTCTGCCAGGTCGACGCCGGCACGGGCGCGACGCTGAACATCGTCTGCGGCGCGCCGAACGTGGCGCCCGGCATCAAGGTGCCGGTCGCGCTGGTCGGCGCGGAACTGCCGCCGGCCGAAGAGGGCGGCAAGCCGTTCGCGATCAAGCTGTCGAAGCTGCGCGGCGTCGAAAGCCAGGGGATGCTCTGCTCGGCGCGCGAGCTCAAGCTGTCGGAAGACCACAGCGGCCTGCTGATCCTGCCGGAAGACACGCCCGTCGGTCAGGACATCCGCGATGCGCTGAACCTCGACGACACGATCTTCGAGATCAAGCTGACGCCGAACAAGGCCGACTGCCTGTCGGTGTTCGGCATCGCGCGCGAAACCGCCGCGATCACCGGCGCGCCGCTGACGCCCGTCGAGATTCGTCCGGCGCCCGTCGAACTCGACGAGACGCTGCCGGTGCGCATTTCGGCGCCCGATCTGTGCGGCCGCTTCTCGGGCCGCGTGATTCGCGGCGTGAACGCGCGTGCGAAGACGCCGCAGTGGATGGTCGAGCGCCTCGAGCGCGCGGGCCAGCGCAGCGTGTCGGCGCTCGTCGACATCTCGAACTACGTGATGTTCGAACTCGGCCGGCCGTCGCACGTGTTCGACCTCGACAAGATCCACGGCGGCATCGAGGTGCGCTGGGGCAAGCGCGGCGAGTCGCTGAAGCTGCTGAACGGCAACACGGTCGAGCTCGACGAGACGGTCGGCGTGATCGCCGACGATCGTCAGGTCGAAAGCCTCGCGGGCATCATGGGCGGCGACAGCACGGCCGTCACGCTCGACACGACGAACATTTATCTGGAAGCCGCGTTCTGGTGGCCGGACAGTATCCGCGGCCGCGCACGCAAGTACAACTTCTCGACCGATGCCGCGCATCGTTTCGAGCGCGGCGTCGACTATGCGACGACCGTCGAGCACGTCGAACGCATCACGCAGCTGATCCTGGAAATCTGCGGCGGCAAGGCGGGCCCGGTCGACGATCAGGCCGTGAATCTGCCGCAGCGCACGCCGGTGAAGATGCGCGTGTCGCGCGCGAACCGCATCATCGGCGTGCAGATCGACGCGGACGAAATCGCGAACATCTTCACGCGCCTCGGTCTGCCGTTCGAGCGCGACGGCGACGTGTTCTCCGTCACGCCGCCGTCGCACCGCTTCGACATCGAGATCGAGGAAGACCTGATCGAGGAAGTCGCGCGCATCTACGGTTTCGAGAAGATTCCCGCGCGTCCGCCGGTCGCGACGAGCGAGATGCGCGCGACGAACGAAACGCGCCGCTCGATCCACGACATTCGTCACGCGCTGGCCGCGCGCGACTACGCGGAAACGGTCAACTTCAGCTTCGTCGATGCGGAATGGGAACGGGATTTCGCCGGCAACGACAATCCGATTCGCCTGCTGAATCCGATCGCGAGCCAGCTGTCCGTCATGCGCACGACGCTGTTCGGCAGCCTGATCGCGGTGCTGCGCCATAACCTGAACCGCCGCGCGGATCGCGTGCGCGTGTTCGAGACCGGCCGCGTGTTCATCGCCGATCCTTCGGTGAAGGCGGGCGAGTTGACGGTCGAAGGCTATGCGCAGCCGAAGCGTGTCGGCGCGCTCGCGTACGGCCCGGCGTTCGACGAGCAATGGGGCATCGCGACGCGCGCGGTCGATTTCTTCGACGTGAAGGGCGATCTCGAGGCGCTGCTCGCGCCGGCAGCCGCACGGTTCGTCAAGGCCGAGCATCCGGCACTCCATCCGGGCCGCAGCGCGCGCATCGAGGTGGACGGCCGCGCGGTCGGCTGGATCGGCGAACTGCACCCGCGCCTGATGCAAAAGTACGAACTGCCGCACGCGCCGGTGATGTTCGAAATCGACGCGGACGCACTGATCGCACGCGCGTTGCCGGCGCCGACCGACGTGTCTAAGTTCCCGCCGGTGCGCCGCGACATCGCGGTCGTCGTCGATCAGGCGGTCGAAGTTCAGACGCTTTTCGACGAAATGAAGCAGGCGCTCGCGGACAACGCGTGCCGATTCGTTCAGAAGGTTGTACTCTTCGACGAATTTCGTGCAAAATCAAATACTTCCGGGGGTCTTGCCGCACACGAGAAGAGCCTTGCATTTCGCGTGACGCTGCAGGACCCGGCGGGCACGCTACAGGACGAGGTCGTCGATCAGGCGATCCAGACGCTGGTCGAGCGCATGGCTCGTGCCGGTGCGCGCCTGCGCGGCTAAGGAGAGGGGCCGCCCGTTCGCGGGCGGTTTTTCCCGATCGTGAGTTTGGGTTTAACGCGCTGTATGGCAGATATGAACGACATGACCTCGAGTGAATTCGAAGCCCTCCTGACGGCGCAACGCAGCGCCATGAACCGCGACGCGGCGGCGTCGGCGTCCGCCGAGACGCCTACGCTCACGAAAGCGGAGCTGGCGGAGTTGCTGTTCGACAGCGTCGGGCTGAACAAGCGTGAAGCGAAGGACATGGTCGAGGCGTTTTTCGAAGTGATCCGCGACGCGCTCGAAAACGGCGAAAGCGTCAAGCTGTCGGGGTTCGGCAACTTCCAGCTGCGCGACAAGCCGCAGCGCCCGGGTCGCAATCCGAAGACGGGCGAGGCGATTCCGATCGCGGCCCGCCGAGTGGTAACCTTCCACGCAAGCCAGAAGCTCAAGGCGCTGGTCGAAAACGGCGCGGAGCCGACCGCCGCGCGCTGACGTCCCGCGCGTCCGCCGCGCGTCCCTTTACCGACGGTTAACCGACGATGACCAACACGGTTGAGAAAGTCGTCTTGCCTCCGATTCCCGCGAAGCGCTACTTCACGATCGGCGAAGTCAGCGAACTATGCGGGGTCAAGCCGCACGTGCTGCGTTATTGGGAACAGGAATTCACGCAGCTGCGGCCGGTGAAGCGGCGCGGCAACCGCCGGTATTACCAGCATCACGAAGTGCTGCTGATTCGCCGGATCCGCGAGCTGCTGTACGAACAGGGCTTCACGATCAACGGCGCGCGCAACCGGCTCGACTCGCCGGGCAGCGAGCGCACCGCGGCCGGCACCGAGGAAATGGTCGCCGACGAAACGCACGCGGCCGGCAGCAAGCCCGGCGCGACGGTCGACGTGGCCGCGCTGCGGCAGGCGTTGCTCGACGTGATCGACGGCCTGAAGCACGACTGATCCGCTCGACGGACCGCATACGAAAGCCCGGTTGGCGCGCGACGCCACCGGGCTTTTTTGTCGGGCGCGCGTGTCAGTGCGACGCCAGTGGATTCGGCCGGCCCGTGTCGACGACGAGCGTGCCGTCCGGCAGCATGCGCACCGAACCCTGCGCGACCTGGCGACGATAATCGTACAGGTCGAAACGCATCGGGCCGGTTTCGGCCGAATTGCGGATCAATGCACGCACGTTCAGTTCGAGCACGTTGAACATCTTCATGTCGCCGCCTTCCATCCACATATAGCTCGGCGCATCGATCGACGGCCGTTTCGGCAGCGATGCGTCGGCGACGCGGCGGAAGGTCAGGCGTAGTCCGTCCGGCTCGACCGTCGCGTGCGCGAGCCTACCGTTCAGCATCGGCGGCGGAAACACCGTGTACTGGTCGAGCACGAGCGTGTCGCCGCGCAGCTCGGCCCCGCGCCGCTGCAGCGGCGTCAGCGACGACAGCTCGATGCCGAGCGAGCGCAGCAGTTTCGCCTGAGGAATGCCGAGCACCGAGACTTGCGACGGCTTGAATTCGAGGTGCCGGTCGTCGAGCACCGACAGCGAGCCCTTCATGTCGGTCGGCAGCCATACGCCGGGCACGTGGTTCCACAGCTTGATGCCGCCCGTCACGCGCAGGTCCTGACCGTCCGCCGCGAGCCGCAGATCGTTGAGCGAACGCGGCGAGTAATCGAGCAGATAGTCGTTGAACAGAGCCGACATCGCCTTCCACGATTCGACGACCGTGCCGCCCAGAATGCGGATGTCGTACTGGTTCGGATCGTCGAGGTCGATCGGTTCGCCGGGCCGCTTCGCGACGAGCTGCACGTCGAGATCCTCGACGTGAAAACCGATATCGCCGGACAGGTTGAAGTCGACATTGTGCAGATGGATCGTCGGATGGCGGTTCGAGACGTGGCGCTCGTCGAACGGCGCGTTCGGCGTGCGCCGGATCGCCACCTTCTGCATGCCGGGCTGCGCGGTGTCAGCGGCGAGCGCATAGGCTTCCCAATGCCGGCGCAGCTCGCGCAGTGCGCTCTGCTGTGCGGCGATAAAGCCGTCGTTCAGGCGCGCGGCCGCGTTGCCGAGCGGCACGCCGGTCGCGCCCGCATATGAGGGCATGCGGATCGTCATCGCGCCGCTTTCGTCGAAATTGAAATAGCCGGCCGATACCTGGTCGCGATAGTGATACAGGTCGAACACGAAGTTCTGCGGGCTCGTCGGCTCGACGGGGCCGATCAGGATGTCGGCGTTCATCGGCATCGAGCGCATGAACTTCACGTCGCCGCCGCGGATGAGCATTGCCTGCTGCGGCGCGTTCGCGGGCATGGCGAAGCCGGCCTGCGTGCCGTCGTCGAGCGTCAGGTCGAGGCCCGCGGGCGTGACGCGCAGCGCCGTAATCGAGATCTTGAGTCGCGGCGGCGGCATCAGCTTGTCGACCGACATCACGAGATCGTCGCCGGCGAGCCGCGCGATCGGCGTGTCGACCTTCAGCAGATCCGACATCCTGACGTTGGCGGCGCGCATCACCGGCTGCGCGTCGAGCCCGGACACGCGTACGGCCGTCGGATGGAACACGAGCTGACCGCCGTCGCGCAGCGCGAGCGTGCCTGTCAGCGAGAACGGGACCCAGCCGTTGCGCTGCATTTCGCCCTGCAGGTGGATCACGCCGTCGCCGGCCGAGACGGCAAGCTTGCGCAGCGGCGCGTTGCGGTACCCGAAGATGTAGGTGTTGAAGAGCGCGGTCAGCTTCGCGTCGTCGAGCGTGACGGTGCCGCGATGGACGTCGATCTCGAAGCTCGTCGGATCGTCGAACACGATCGGTGCGCCGGGCTGCGTCGGCACGAGCGTCGCCGAGAGCTGATGAATGAAGAAACCGAGGTTGCCGACGATCCGGAAATCGACATCGCG is a window encoding:
- a CDS encoding RelA/SpoT family protein; this encodes MTESVSASSVAAPSFDDVLAFVRERAGDACLASGERLADHAAGTAAIMRTLNVDPPAMQAAALFALTPHLSDPERELTERFGDEVARLVADVRKLLRLGTVSLRAAQHAAPEAGRDAAQQRRAQIEALRKMLLAFAQDIRVVLIRLASRLQSLRYYAAAKLEPPPEVARETLEIYAPLANRLGIWQLKWELEDLAFRFEDPITYKRIAKLLDEKRAEREAYVAQAIERLQQELAAANVQADVSGRPKHIYSIWRKMRGKELDFSELYDVRAFRVIVPDIKDCYAVLGIVHHLWQPVPKEFDDYISRPKPNGYKSLHTVVIGDDGRAFEVQIRTQEMHRFAEYGVAAHWRYKEAGTRGYGGQFSASDKYDEKIAWLRQLLAWKDDVEDGAEQSGDKAWAQLRETSLDDDHIYVLTPQARVIALPQGATPVDFAYHLHSELGHRCRGARVDGAMVPLNTPLANGQTVEIVAVKEGGPSRDWLNLQLGYLKSPRARQKVRAWFNAIEQEENIAHGRALVEKTLQREGKTSVSLDSLAAKLGFKSPEELFSVVGKEEFSLRNIEQALSDAPPAEPAPEAPADFEKRSSGASVAHGASTGVLVVGVDALLTQLARCCRPAPPDPISGFVTRGKGMSIHRSDCATFRRMAERAPERVLHTTWSADVLGGRGASVYPVDLMIEATDRQGLLRDISEVFAREKMNVVGVKTQSRRNTAFMQFTVEVSNSAQVQRACTLLGEVQGVVRAGRKA
- the thrS gene encoding threonine--tRNA ligase, whose amino-acid sequence is MVSIRLPDGSVRQYEHPVTVAEVAASIGPGLAKAALGGKLDGELVDTSAVIDHDASLAIVTDKDPDGLDIIRHSTAHLLAYAVKELYPDAQVTIGPVIDNGFYYDFAYHRPFTPEDLEKIEKRMQELAKKDEPVTRRVVSRDEAAGYFRSIGEKYKAEIIESIPESDEIKLYSHGGFTDLCRGPHVPSTGKLKVFKLMKVAGAYWRGDSKNEQLQRIYGTAWTKKEDQDQYLHMLEEAEKRDHRKLGKQLDLFHMQEESPGMVFWHPKGWALWQQVEQYMRRRVNEAGYLEIKTPMIMDRSLWEASGHWQNYRENMFTTESEKRDYAIKPMNCPGHVQVFKHGLRSYRDLPLRYAEFGSCHRNEASGALHGLMRVRGFVQDDAHIFCTEEQFIAESIAFNTLAMSVYKDFGFEHIDIKLSLRPEQRAGTDETWDRAEQGLRDALTACGLSWEELPGEGAFYGPKIEYHIKDALGRSWQCGTLQLDMVLPERLGAEYVAEDNSRRRPVMLHRAIVGSMERFLGILIEHHAGAMPVWLAPVQAVVLNIAESQVEYAQSLAQTLQKQGVRVTADLRNEKISYKIREHTLEKVPYLLVVGDKERDAQTVAVRARGGVDLGVMPIEAFVERLQEDLRSFK
- the infC gene encoding translation initiation factor IF-3, encoding MATDKSSHRINGEITAPEVRLVGIENEPLGIVKLADAFRKSEELDVDLVEIAPQASPPVCRLMDYGKFKYQEAKKQHEAKLKQKVIQVKEVKFRPGTDDGDYNVKLRNLVRFLEEGDKTKITLRFRGREMAHQEIGMRMLERLRTDLEEVGQVEQMPKMEGRQMIMVLSPKKKK
- the rpmI gene encoding 50S ribosomal protein L35, producing MPKMKTKKSAAKRFVVRPGGTVKRGQAFKRHILTKKTTKNKRHLRGATAVHDSDLNSVRAMLPFA
- the rplT gene encoding 50S ribosomal protein L20 — translated: MPRVKRGVTARARHKKIINLAKGYRGRRNNVYRIAKQAVMRAGQYAYRDRRNKKRVFRALWITRINAAVRQHDMTYSVFINGLKKASIELDRKVLADMAVFDKAAFAAIVKQVKAAVAA
- the pheS gene encoding phenylalanine--tRNA ligase subunit alpha; protein product: MDLDQIVADAQQSFERAADITTLENEKARFLGKSGALTELLKGLGKLDPEARKTEGARINVAKQQVEAALTARRQALADALLNQRLAAEAIDVTLPGRGAGTGTLHPVMRTWERVEQIFRSIGFDVADGPEIETDWYNFTSLNSPENHPARSMQDTFYVEGKDADGRPLLLRTHTSPMQVRYARMNRPPIKVIAPGRTYRVDSDATHSPMFNQVEGLWIDENISFADLKGVYTDFLKKFFERDDILVRFRPSYFPFTEPSAEIDMMFEHGKNAGKWLEISGSGQVHPTVIRNMGLDPERYIGFAFGSGLERLTMLRYGVQDLRLFFENDLRFLRQFA
- the pheT gene encoding phenylalanine--tRNA ligase subunit beta, with amino-acid sequence MQFPESWLRTFVDPQMTTDELSHALTMAGLEVESLSKAAPPTSKIVVGRVLEVVKHPDADKLNVCQVDAGTGATLNIVCGAPNVAPGIKVPVALVGAELPPAEEGGKPFAIKLSKLRGVESQGMLCSARELKLSEDHSGLLILPEDTPVGQDIRDALNLDDTIFEIKLTPNKADCLSVFGIARETAAITGAPLTPVEIRPAPVELDETLPVRISAPDLCGRFSGRVIRGVNARAKTPQWMVERLERAGQRSVSALVDISNYVMFELGRPSHVFDLDKIHGGIEVRWGKRGESLKLLNGNTVELDETVGVIADDRQVESLAGIMGGDSTAVTLDTTNIYLEAAFWWPDSIRGRARKYNFSTDAAHRFERGVDYATTVEHVERITQLILEICGGKAGPVDDQAVNLPQRTPVKMRVSRANRIIGVQIDADEIANIFTRLGLPFERDGDVFSVTPPSHRFDIEIEEDLIEEVARIYGFEKIPARPPVATSEMRATNETRRSIHDIRHALAARDYAETVNFSFVDAEWERDFAGNDNPIRLLNPIASQLSVMRTTLFGSLIAVLRHNLNRRADRVRVFETGRVFIADPSVKAGELTVEGYAQPKRVGALAYGPAFDEQWGIATRAVDFFDVKGDLEALLAPAAARFVKAEHPALHPGRSARIEVDGRAVGWIGELHPRLMQKYELPHAPVMFEIDADALIARALPAPTDVSKFPPVRRDIAVVVDQAVEVQTLFDEMKQALADNACRFVQKVVLFDEFRAKSNTSGGLAAHEKSLAFRVTLQDPAGTLQDEVVDQAIQTLVERMARAGARLRG
- a CDS encoding integration host factor subunit alpha, with protein sequence MNDMTSSEFEALLTAQRSAMNRDAAASASAETPTLTKAELAELLFDSVGLNKREAKDMVEAFFEVIRDALENGESVKLSGFGNFQLRDKPQRPGRNPKTGEAIPIAARRVVTFHASQKLKALVENGAEPTAAR
- a CDS encoding MerR family transcriptional regulator, which produces MTNTVEKVVLPPIPAKRYFTIGEVSELCGVKPHVLRYWEQEFTQLRPVKRRGNRRYYQHHEVLLIRRIRELLYEQGFTINGARNRLDSPGSERTAAGTEEMVADETHAAGSKPGATVDVAALRQALLDVIDGLKHD